The following are from one region of the Theropithecus gelada isolate Dixy chromosome 6, Tgel_1.0, whole genome shotgun sequence genome:
- the CD74 gene encoding HLA class II histocompatibility antigen gamma chain isoform X7 — protein sequence MYRSSRRSCQEDQKPVMDDQRDLISNNEQLPMLGRRPGTPESKCSRGALYTGFSILVTLLLAGQATTAYFLYQQQGRLDKLTVTTQNLQLENLRMKLPKPPKPVSKMRMATPLLMQALPMGAQGPMQNATKYGNMTEDHVMHLLQNADPLKVYPPLKGSFPENLRHLKSTMETLDWKVFESWMHHWLLFEMSKHSLEQKPTEAPPKESLELEDPSSGLGVTKQDLGPGA from the exons ATGTACAGGAGCAGCAGGAGGAGCTGTCAGGAAGATCAGAAGCCAGTCATGGATGACCAGCGCGACCTGATCTCCAACAATGAGCAACTGCCCATGCTGGGCCGGCGCCCTGGAACCCCGGAGAG cAAGTGCAGCCGCGGAGCCCTGTACACAGGCTTTTCCATCCTGGTGACTCTGCTTCTGGCTGGCCAGGCCACCACTGCCTACTTCCTGTACCAGCAGCAGGGCCGGCTGGACAAACTGACAGTCACCACCCAGAACCTGCAGCTGGAGAACCTGCGCATGAAGCTTCCCAAGC CTCCCAAGCCTGTGAGCAAGATGCGCATGGCAACCCCGCTGCTGATGCAGGCGCTACCCATGGGAGCCCAGGGG CCCATGCAGAATGCCACCAAGTATGGCAACATGACGGAGGACCATGTGATGCACCTGCTCCAG AATGCTGACCCCCTGAAGGTGTACCCGCCGCTGAAGGGGAGCTTCCCGGAGAACCTGAGACACCTTAAGAGCACCATGGAGACCTTGGACTGGAAG GTCTTTGAGAGCTGGATGCACCATTGGCTCTTGTTTGAAATGAGCAAGCACTCCTTGGAGCAAAAGCCCACTGAGGCTCCACCAAAAG AGTCACTGGAACTGGAGGACCCATCTTCTGGGCTGGGTGTGACCAAGCAGGATCTGGGCCCAG GGGCGTGA
- the CD74 gene encoding HLA class II histocompatibility antigen gamma chain isoform X9: MYRSSRRSCQEDQKPVMDDQRDLISNNEQLPMLGRRPGTPESKCSRGALYTGFSILVTLLLAGQATTAYFLYQQQGRLDKLTVTTQNLQLENLRMKLPKPPKPVSKMRMATPLLMQALPMGAQGNADPLKVYPPLKGSFPENLRHLKSTMETLDWKVFESWMHHWLLFEMSKHSLEQKPTEAPPKESLELEDPSSGLGVTKQDLGPVPM; encoded by the exons ATGTACAGGAGCAGCAGGAGGAGCTGTCAGGAAGATCAGAAGCCAGTCATGGATGACCAGCGCGACCTGATCTCCAACAATGAGCAACTGCCCATGCTGGGCCGGCGCCCTGGAACCCCGGAGAG cAAGTGCAGCCGCGGAGCCCTGTACACAGGCTTTTCCATCCTGGTGACTCTGCTTCTGGCTGGCCAGGCCACCACTGCCTACTTCCTGTACCAGCAGCAGGGCCGGCTGGACAAACTGACAGTCACCACCCAGAACCTGCAGCTGGAGAACCTGCGCATGAAGCTTCCCAAGC CTCCCAAGCCTGTGAGCAAGATGCGCATGGCAACCCCGCTGCTGATGCAGGCGCTACCCATGGGAGCCCAGGGG AATGCTGACCCCCTGAAGGTGTACCCGCCGCTGAAGGGGAGCTTCCCGGAGAACCTGAGACACCTTAAGAGCACCATGGAGACCTTGGACTGGAAG GTCTTTGAGAGCTGGATGCACCATTGGCTCTTGTTTGAAATGAGCAAGCACTCCTTGGAGCAAAAGCCCACTGAGGCTCCACCAAAAG AGTCACTGGAACTGGAGGACCCATCTTCTGGGCTGGGTGTGACCAAGCAGGATCTGGGCCCAG TCCCCATGTGA
- the CD74 gene encoding HLA class II histocompatibility antigen gamma chain isoform X8, translated as MDDQRDLISNNEQLPMLGRRPGTPESKCSRGALYTGFSILVTLLLAGQATTAYFLYQQQGRLDKLTVTTQNLQLENLRMKLPKPPKPVSKMRMATPLLMQALPMGAQGPMQNATKYGNMTEDHVMHLLQNADPLKVYPPLKGSFPENLRHLKSTMETLDWKVFESWMHHWLLFEMSKHSLEQKPTEAPPKESLELEDPSSGLGVTKQDLGPVPM; from the exons ATGGATGACCAGCGCGACCTGATCTCCAACAATGAGCAACTGCCCATGCTGGGCCGGCGCCCTGGAACCCCGGAGAG cAAGTGCAGCCGCGGAGCCCTGTACACAGGCTTTTCCATCCTGGTGACTCTGCTTCTGGCTGGCCAGGCCACCACTGCCTACTTCCTGTACCAGCAGCAGGGCCGGCTGGACAAACTGACAGTCACCACCCAGAACCTGCAGCTGGAGAACCTGCGCATGAAGCTTCCCAAGC CTCCCAAGCCTGTGAGCAAGATGCGCATGGCAACCCCGCTGCTGATGCAGGCGCTACCCATGGGAGCCCAGGGG CCCATGCAGAATGCCACCAAGTATGGCAACATGACGGAGGACCATGTGATGCACCTGCTCCAG AATGCTGACCCCCTGAAGGTGTACCCGCCGCTGAAGGGGAGCTTCCCGGAGAACCTGAGACACCTTAAGAGCACCATGGAGACCTTGGACTGGAAG GTCTTTGAGAGCTGGATGCACCATTGGCTCTTGTTTGAAATGAGCAAGCACTCCTTGGAGCAAAAGCCCACTGAGGCTCCACCAAAAG AGTCACTGGAACTGGAGGACCCATCTTCTGGGCTGGGTGTGACCAAGCAGGATCTGGGCCCAG TCCCCATGTGA
- the CD74 gene encoding HLA class II histocompatibility antigen gamma chain isoform X2, producing MYRSSRRSCQEDQKPVMDDQRDLISNNEQLPMLGRRPGTPESKCSRGALYTGFSILVTLLLAGQATTAYFLYQQQGRLDKLTVTTQNLQLENLRMKLPKPPKPVSKMRMATPLLMQALPMGAQGPMQNATKYGNMTEDHVMHLLQNADPLKVYPPLKGSFPENLRHLKSTMETLDWKVFESWMHHWLLFEMSKHSLEQKPTEAPPKVLTKCQEEVSRIPAVHPGSFRPKCDENGNYLPLQCYGSTGYCWCVFPNGTEVPNTRSRGHQNCSESLELEDPSSGLGVTKQDLGPVPM from the exons ATGTACAGGAGCAGCAGGAGGAGCTGTCAGGAAGATCAGAAGCCAGTCATGGATGACCAGCGCGACCTGATCTCCAACAATGAGCAACTGCCCATGCTGGGCCGGCGCCCTGGAACCCCGGAGAG cAAGTGCAGCCGCGGAGCCCTGTACACAGGCTTTTCCATCCTGGTGACTCTGCTTCTGGCTGGCCAGGCCACCACTGCCTACTTCCTGTACCAGCAGCAGGGCCGGCTGGACAAACTGACAGTCACCACCCAGAACCTGCAGCTGGAGAACCTGCGCATGAAGCTTCCCAAGC CTCCCAAGCCTGTGAGCAAGATGCGCATGGCAACCCCGCTGCTGATGCAGGCGCTACCCATGGGAGCCCAGGGG CCCATGCAGAATGCCACCAAGTATGGCAACATGACGGAGGACCATGTGATGCACCTGCTCCAG AATGCTGACCCCCTGAAGGTGTACCCGCCGCTGAAGGGGAGCTTCCCGGAGAACCTGAGACACCTTAAGAGCACCATGGAGACCTTGGACTGGAAG GTCTTTGAGAGCTGGATGCACCATTGGCTCTTGTTTGAAATGAGCAAGCACTCCTTGGAGCAAAAGCCCACTGAGGCTCCACCAAAAG TACTGACCAAGTGCCAGGAAGAGGTCAGCCGCATCCCTGCTGTCCACCCGGGTTCATTCAGGCCCAAGTGCGACGAGAACGGCAACTATCTGCCGCTCCAGTGCTATGGGAGCACCGGCTATTGCTGGTGTGTCTTCCCCAACGGCACGGAGGTCCCCAACACCAGAAGCCGCGGGCACCAGAACTGCAGTG AGTCACTGGAACTGGAGGACCCATCTTCTGGGCTGGGTGTGACCAAGCAGGATCTGGGCCCAG TCCCCATGTGA
- the CD74 gene encoding HLA class II histocompatibility antigen gamma chain isoform X6, giving the protein MYRSSRRSCQEDQKPVMDDQRDLISNNEQLPMLGRRPGTPESKCSRGALYTGFSILVTLLLAGQATTAYFLYQQQGRLDKLTVTTQNLQLENLRMKLPKPPKPVSKMRMATPLLMQALPMGAQGPMQNATKYGNMTEDHVMHLLQNADPLKVYPPLKGSFPENLRHLKSTMETLDWKVFESWMHHWLLFEMSKHSLEQKPTEAPPKESLELEDPSSGLGVTKQDLGPVPM; this is encoded by the exons ATGTACAGGAGCAGCAGGAGGAGCTGTCAGGAAGATCAGAAGCCAGTCATGGATGACCAGCGCGACCTGATCTCCAACAATGAGCAACTGCCCATGCTGGGCCGGCGCCCTGGAACCCCGGAGAG cAAGTGCAGCCGCGGAGCCCTGTACACAGGCTTTTCCATCCTGGTGACTCTGCTTCTGGCTGGCCAGGCCACCACTGCCTACTTCCTGTACCAGCAGCAGGGCCGGCTGGACAAACTGACAGTCACCACCCAGAACCTGCAGCTGGAGAACCTGCGCATGAAGCTTCCCAAGC CTCCCAAGCCTGTGAGCAAGATGCGCATGGCAACCCCGCTGCTGATGCAGGCGCTACCCATGGGAGCCCAGGGG CCCATGCAGAATGCCACCAAGTATGGCAACATGACGGAGGACCATGTGATGCACCTGCTCCAG AATGCTGACCCCCTGAAGGTGTACCCGCCGCTGAAGGGGAGCTTCCCGGAGAACCTGAGACACCTTAAGAGCACCATGGAGACCTTGGACTGGAAG GTCTTTGAGAGCTGGATGCACCATTGGCTCTTGTTTGAAATGAGCAAGCACTCCTTGGAGCAAAAGCCCACTGAGGCTCCACCAAAAG AGTCACTGGAACTGGAGGACCCATCTTCTGGGCTGGGTGTGACCAAGCAGGATCTGGGCCCAG TCCCCATGTGA
- the CD74 gene encoding HLA class II histocompatibility antigen gamma chain isoform X5, with translation MYRSSRRSCQEDQKPVMDDQRDLISNNEQLPMLGRRPGTPESKCSRGALYTGFSILVTLLLAGQATTAYFLYQQQGRLDKLTVTTQNLQLENLRMKLPKPPKPVSKMRMATPLLMQALPMGAQGNADPLKVYPPLKGSFPENLRHLKSTMETLDWKVFESWMHHWLLFEMSKHSLEQKPTEAPPKESLELEDPSSGLGVTKQDLGPGKGLAEGHLVTSSSSPAGSAPLWAGEGV, from the exons ATGTACAGGAGCAGCAGGAGGAGCTGTCAGGAAGATCAGAAGCCAGTCATGGATGACCAGCGCGACCTGATCTCCAACAATGAGCAACTGCCCATGCTGGGCCGGCGCCCTGGAACCCCGGAGAG cAAGTGCAGCCGCGGAGCCCTGTACACAGGCTTTTCCATCCTGGTGACTCTGCTTCTGGCTGGCCAGGCCACCACTGCCTACTTCCTGTACCAGCAGCAGGGCCGGCTGGACAAACTGACAGTCACCACCCAGAACCTGCAGCTGGAGAACCTGCGCATGAAGCTTCCCAAGC CTCCCAAGCCTGTGAGCAAGATGCGCATGGCAACCCCGCTGCTGATGCAGGCGCTACCCATGGGAGCCCAGGGG AATGCTGACCCCCTGAAGGTGTACCCGCCGCTGAAGGGGAGCTTCCCGGAGAACCTGAGACACCTTAAGAGCACCATGGAGACCTTGGACTGGAAG GTCTTTGAGAGCTGGATGCACCATTGGCTCTTGTTTGAAATGAGCAAGCACTCCTTGGAGCAAAAGCCCACTGAGGCTCCACCAAAAG AGTCACTGGAACTGGAGGACCCATCTTCTGGGCTGGGTGTGACCAAGCAGGATCTGGGCCCAGGTAAAGGCCTTGCAGAGGGGCATCTGGTCACCAGCAGCTCATCCCCGGCGGGGTCAGCTCCTTTGTGGGCAGGTGAAGGAGTGTGA
- the CD74 gene encoding HLA class II histocompatibility antigen gamma chain isoform X1, producing MYRSSRRSCQEDQKPVMDDQRDLISNNEQLPMLGRRPGTPESKCSRGALYTGFSILVTLLLAGQATTAYFLYQQQGRLDKLTVTTQNLQLENLRMKLPKPPKPVSKMRMATPLLMQALPMGAQGPMQNATKYGNMTEDHVMHLLQNADPLKVYPPLKGSFPENLRHLKSTMETLDWKVFESWMHHWLLFEMSKHSLEQKPTEAPPKVLTKCQEEVSRIPAVHPGSFRPKCDENGNYLPLQCYGSTGYCWCVFPNGTEVPNTRSRGHQNCSESLELEDPSSGLGVTKQDLGPGKGLAEGHLVTSSSSPAGSAPLWAGEGV from the exons ATGTACAGGAGCAGCAGGAGGAGCTGTCAGGAAGATCAGAAGCCAGTCATGGATGACCAGCGCGACCTGATCTCCAACAATGAGCAACTGCCCATGCTGGGCCGGCGCCCTGGAACCCCGGAGAG cAAGTGCAGCCGCGGAGCCCTGTACACAGGCTTTTCCATCCTGGTGACTCTGCTTCTGGCTGGCCAGGCCACCACTGCCTACTTCCTGTACCAGCAGCAGGGCCGGCTGGACAAACTGACAGTCACCACCCAGAACCTGCAGCTGGAGAACCTGCGCATGAAGCTTCCCAAGC CTCCCAAGCCTGTGAGCAAGATGCGCATGGCAACCCCGCTGCTGATGCAGGCGCTACCCATGGGAGCCCAGGGG CCCATGCAGAATGCCACCAAGTATGGCAACATGACGGAGGACCATGTGATGCACCTGCTCCAG AATGCTGACCCCCTGAAGGTGTACCCGCCGCTGAAGGGGAGCTTCCCGGAGAACCTGAGACACCTTAAGAGCACCATGGAGACCTTGGACTGGAAG GTCTTTGAGAGCTGGATGCACCATTGGCTCTTGTTTGAAATGAGCAAGCACTCCTTGGAGCAAAAGCCCACTGAGGCTCCACCAAAAG TACTGACCAAGTGCCAGGAAGAGGTCAGCCGCATCCCTGCTGTCCACCCGGGTTCATTCAGGCCCAAGTGCGACGAGAACGGCAACTATCTGCCGCTCCAGTGCTATGGGAGCACCGGCTATTGCTGGTGTGTCTTCCCCAACGGCACGGAGGTCCCCAACACCAGAAGCCGCGGGCACCAGAACTGCAGTG AGTCACTGGAACTGGAGGACCCATCTTCTGGGCTGGGTGTGACCAAGCAGGATCTGGGCCCAGGTAAAGGCCTTGCAGAGGGGCATCTGGTCACCAGCAGCTCATCCCCGGCGGGGTCAGCTCCTTTGTGGGCAGGTGAAGGAGTGTGA
- the CD74 gene encoding HLA class II histocompatibility antigen gamma chain isoform X4: MYRSSRRSCQEDQKPVMDDQRDLISNNEQLPMLGRRPGTPESKCSRGALYTGFSILVTLLLAGQATTAYFLYQQQGRLDKLTVTTQNLQLENLRMKLPKPPKPVSKMRMATPLLMQALPMGAQGPMQNATKYGNMTEDHVMHLLQNADPLKVYPPLKGSFPENLRHLKSTMETLDWKVFESWMHHWLLFEMSKHSLEQKPTEAPPKESLELEDPSSGLGVTKQDLGPGKGLAEGHLVTSSSSPAGSAPLWAGEGV, translated from the exons ATGTACAGGAGCAGCAGGAGGAGCTGTCAGGAAGATCAGAAGCCAGTCATGGATGACCAGCGCGACCTGATCTCCAACAATGAGCAACTGCCCATGCTGGGCCGGCGCCCTGGAACCCCGGAGAG cAAGTGCAGCCGCGGAGCCCTGTACACAGGCTTTTCCATCCTGGTGACTCTGCTTCTGGCTGGCCAGGCCACCACTGCCTACTTCCTGTACCAGCAGCAGGGCCGGCTGGACAAACTGACAGTCACCACCCAGAACCTGCAGCTGGAGAACCTGCGCATGAAGCTTCCCAAGC CTCCCAAGCCTGTGAGCAAGATGCGCATGGCAACCCCGCTGCTGATGCAGGCGCTACCCATGGGAGCCCAGGGG CCCATGCAGAATGCCACCAAGTATGGCAACATGACGGAGGACCATGTGATGCACCTGCTCCAG AATGCTGACCCCCTGAAGGTGTACCCGCCGCTGAAGGGGAGCTTCCCGGAGAACCTGAGACACCTTAAGAGCACCATGGAGACCTTGGACTGGAAG GTCTTTGAGAGCTGGATGCACCATTGGCTCTTGTTTGAAATGAGCAAGCACTCCTTGGAGCAAAAGCCCACTGAGGCTCCACCAAAAG AGTCACTGGAACTGGAGGACCCATCTTCTGGGCTGGGTGTGACCAAGCAGGATCTGGGCCCAGGTAAAGGCCTTGCAGAGGGGCATCTGGTCACCAGCAGCTCATCCCCGGCGGGGTCAGCTCCTTTGTGGGCAGGTGAAGGAGTGTGA
- the CD74 gene encoding HLA class II histocompatibility antigen gamma chain isoform X11, producing MYRSSRRSCQEDQKPVMDDQRDLISNNEQLPMLGRRPGTPESKCSRGALYTGFSILVTLLLAGQATTAYFLYQQQGRLDKLTVTTQNLQLENLRMKLPKPPKPVSKMRMATPLLMQALPMGAQGPMQNATKYGNMTEDHVMHLLQSHWNWRTHLLGWV from the exons ATGTACAGGAGCAGCAGGAGGAGCTGTCAGGAAGATCAGAAGCCAGTCATGGATGACCAGCGCGACCTGATCTCCAACAATGAGCAACTGCCCATGCTGGGCCGGCGCCCTGGAACCCCGGAGAG cAAGTGCAGCCGCGGAGCCCTGTACACAGGCTTTTCCATCCTGGTGACTCTGCTTCTGGCTGGCCAGGCCACCACTGCCTACTTCCTGTACCAGCAGCAGGGCCGGCTGGACAAACTGACAGTCACCACCCAGAACCTGCAGCTGGAGAACCTGCGCATGAAGCTTCCCAAGC CTCCCAAGCCTGTGAGCAAGATGCGCATGGCAACCCCGCTGCTGATGCAGGCGCTACCCATGGGAGCCCAGGGG CCCATGCAGAATGCCACCAAGTATGGCAACATGACGGAGGACCATGTGATGCACCTGCTCCAG AGTCACTGGAACTGGAGGACCCATCTTCTGGGCTGGGTGTGA
- the CD74 gene encoding HLA class II histocompatibility antigen gamma chain isoform X10, producing MYRSSRRSCQEDQKPVMDDQRDLISNNEQLPMLGRRPGTPESKCSRGALYTGFSILVTLLLAGQATTAYFLYQQQGRLDKLTVTTQNLQLENLRMKLPKPPKPVSKMRMATPLLMQALPMGAQGPMQNATKYGNMTEDHVMHLLQNADPLKVYPPLKGSFPENLRHLKSTMETLDWKSHWNWRTHLLGWV from the exons ATGTACAGGAGCAGCAGGAGGAGCTGTCAGGAAGATCAGAAGCCAGTCATGGATGACCAGCGCGACCTGATCTCCAACAATGAGCAACTGCCCATGCTGGGCCGGCGCCCTGGAACCCCGGAGAG cAAGTGCAGCCGCGGAGCCCTGTACACAGGCTTTTCCATCCTGGTGACTCTGCTTCTGGCTGGCCAGGCCACCACTGCCTACTTCCTGTACCAGCAGCAGGGCCGGCTGGACAAACTGACAGTCACCACCCAGAACCTGCAGCTGGAGAACCTGCGCATGAAGCTTCCCAAGC CTCCCAAGCCTGTGAGCAAGATGCGCATGGCAACCCCGCTGCTGATGCAGGCGCTACCCATGGGAGCCCAGGGG CCCATGCAGAATGCCACCAAGTATGGCAACATGACGGAGGACCATGTGATGCACCTGCTCCAG AATGCTGACCCCCTGAAGGTGTACCCGCCGCTGAAGGGGAGCTTCCCGGAGAACCTGAGACACCTTAAGAGCACCATGGAGACCTTGGACTGGAAG AGTCACTGGAACTGGAGGACCCATCTTCTGGGCTGGGTGTGA
- the CD74 gene encoding HLA class II histocompatibility antigen gamma chain isoform X3, which translates to MYRSSRRSCQEDQKPVMDDQRDLISNNEQLPMLGRRPGTPESKCSRGALYTGFSILVTLLLAGQATTAYFLYQQQGRLDKLTVTTQNLQLENLRMKLPKPPKPVSKMRMATPLLMQALPMGAQGPMQNATKYGNMTEDHVMHLLQNADPLKVYPPLKGSFPENLRHLKSTMETLDWKVFESWMHHWLLFEMSKHSLEQKPTEAPPKGPSATRTATICRSSAMGAPAIAGVSSPTARRSPTPEAAGTRTAVSHWNWRTHLLGWV; encoded by the exons ATGTACAGGAGCAGCAGGAGGAGCTGTCAGGAAGATCAGAAGCCAGTCATGGATGACCAGCGCGACCTGATCTCCAACAATGAGCAACTGCCCATGCTGGGCCGGCGCCCTGGAACCCCGGAGAG cAAGTGCAGCCGCGGAGCCCTGTACACAGGCTTTTCCATCCTGGTGACTCTGCTTCTGGCTGGCCAGGCCACCACTGCCTACTTCCTGTACCAGCAGCAGGGCCGGCTGGACAAACTGACAGTCACCACCCAGAACCTGCAGCTGGAGAACCTGCGCATGAAGCTTCCCAAGC CTCCCAAGCCTGTGAGCAAGATGCGCATGGCAACCCCGCTGCTGATGCAGGCGCTACCCATGGGAGCCCAGGGG CCCATGCAGAATGCCACCAAGTATGGCAACATGACGGAGGACCATGTGATGCACCTGCTCCAG AATGCTGACCCCCTGAAGGTGTACCCGCCGCTGAAGGGGAGCTTCCCGGAGAACCTGAGACACCTTAAGAGCACCATGGAGACCTTGGACTGGAAG GTCTTTGAGAGCTGGATGCACCATTGGCTCTTGTTTGAAATGAGCAAGCACTCCTTGGAGCAAAAGCCCACTGAGGCTCCACCAAAAG GCCCAAGTGCGACGAGAACGGCAACTATCTGCCGCTCCAGTGCTATGGGAGCACCGGCTATTGCTGGTGTGTCTTCCCCAACGGCACGGAGGTCCCCAACACCAGAAGCCGCGGGCACCAGAACTGCAGTG AGTCACTGGAACTGGAGGACCCATCTTCTGGGCTGGGTGTGA